A single window of uncultured Pseudodesulfovibrio sp. DNA harbors:
- a CDS encoding flagellar basal body L-ring protein FlgH, which translates to MRQYLLIMVAVITLMAGCAPRYEEQPMPVLTPPVYEEQDPALNPGSLYDTNRSEFLYDDNRATRVGDIVLVRVSETSNTKLKSETTADKENTINTGVTAMPTTGLIGAIPLAGTLGAEAGTSIAASQSSEFKGNGETKQESEFEAMVATRIVRRLPGNLLQVEGARRIRVNAETQFLVVRGLIRQRDIQADNSISSASLAEAQIEIYGQGVLADKQRPGWLSRILDNIYPF; encoded by the coding sequence ATGAGGCAATATCTTTTAATTATGGTGGCAGTCATCACGCTGATGGCTGGTTGTGCCCCTCGTTATGAGGAGCAACCCATGCCCGTCTTGACCCCTCCGGTCTATGAAGAGCAAGACCCGGCTCTTAATCCCGGTTCACTGTATGATACGAACCGATCTGAATTCCTTTATGATGATAACCGGGCTACCCGCGTTGGTGATATCGTTTTGGTGAGAGTCTCCGAAACTTCTAATACCAAGTTGAAGTCCGAAACGACGGCAGACAAGGAAAATACCATTAATACCGGTGTGACAGCTATGCCTACCACCGGATTGATCGGTGCCATCCCATTGGCGGGAACTCTTGGAGCTGAAGCCGGTACGAGTATTGCTGCATCCCAGTCTTCTGAGTTCAAGGGGAATGGTGAAACCAAACAGGAGTCGGAATTTGAGGCCATGGTTGCCACCCGCATCGTGCGCAGGCTTCCGGGCAACCTTTTGCAGGTCGAGGGTGCGCGACGTATCCGTGTCAACGCTGAAACTCAGTTTCTCGTCGTTCGAGGCCTTATTCGTCAGCGGGATATTCAGGCGGATAATTCCATTTCGTCTGCGAGTTTGGCTGAGGCTCAGATCGAAATTTATGGTCAGGGTGTCCTGGCTGACAAGCAACGTCCCGGTTGGCTGTCACGTATTTTGGATAACATCTACCCCTTCTAG
- a CDS encoding rod-binding protein has protein sequence MISSNIDPRLAAQQADTKDLIRFKQEMDGLKKRLSEGVDTKEQQLKKACQNFEAVFIGKLWQQMKQSVPKEGYLHSKQEDSYMGMFDKEFSEKMAQAGGIGLADVIFSQLSEKLKETSKTTLAGGVDIKPLVPQPITLGKQGGGISLQQEPKGMTLEDWGGTEDVSSAGGNRLDPQMTSEQIAAGLLGKSSRPVLSDMEVQAKLDDLARRLEADRIRDGLLGNGSRVRKPGSTGDGYEIQSRDEQDGGIGRKLAEIG, from the coding sequence ATGATCAGCAGTAATATTGATCCTCGTCTGGCAGCCCAACAGGCTGATACCAAAGACCTCATTCGTTTCAAGCAGGAGATGGATGGCCTGAAGAAGCGGCTTTCTGAAGGTGTGGATACCAAGGAGCAGCAACTCAAGAAAGCGTGTCAGAATTTTGAGGCCGTGTTTATCGGCAAGCTCTGGCAACAGATGAAGCAGTCTGTTCCCAAGGAAGGCTATCTGCATTCCAAACAGGAAGACAGTTATATGGGTATGTTTGATAAAGAATTCTCCGAAAAGATGGCTCAAGCCGGTGGAATCGGTCTGGCAGACGTCATTTTTTCTCAGCTCAGTGAGAAACTCAAAGAAACCAGTAAAACGACATTGGCCGGTGGTGTTGATATAAAGCCATTGGTGCCTCAACCCATTACTCTGGGCAAGCAGGGAGGTGGCATCTCTTTGCAGCAGGAACCGAAAGGCATGACACTGGAAGATTGGGGTGGAACCGAGGATGTCAGTTCTGCTGGCGGTAATCGTCTCGATCCACAGATGACCAGTGAGCAGATTGCAGCAGGATTGTTGGGTAAGTCTTCCCGTCCAGTTTTGAGTGATATGGAAGTGCAGGCAAAACTGGATGATTTGGCCCGTCGACTTGAAGCTGACAGAATTCGCGATGGACTGCTTGGCAACGGCAGTCGTGTCAGGAAGCCCGGCAGTACCGGGGATGGTTATGAAATTCAAAGCCGTGATGAGCAGGATGGTGGTATTGGCCGGAAACTTGCAGAAATAGGGTGA
- a CDS encoding flagellar basal body P-ring protein FlgI, protein MLVFLASVFVPTEARAARLKDIASFSGVRNNELVGYGLVVGLAGTGDGTSSSFTMRSMANMLEKMGVEADPNTLKPKNVAAVMVTAKMPVSSKPGSAIDVTVSSLGDAKSLLGGILLLTPLKGLDGRVYAVGQGALTIGGFSVGGEAADAQKNIPTVGRIPNGAIVERGVPFRFNNQNSMTLNLTVRDFGTTMQVVNKINASMGGGFASATDISTIELELPDQFRGNMVPLMASLENLDISPDGKARVVVDEKTGTVVLGQDVRLSKVAVAHGNLQIVVSETEEVSQPGPFSDGETVVSPSTDIQVQEQNNQLMLMEGATLQELVDGLNSIGAAPRDLISIIRALKVAGSLHAEVEVI, encoded by the coding sequence ATGCTTGTGTTCTTGGCATCGGTTTTTGTGCCGACCGAGGCGCGGGCTGCCCGTCTTAAGGATATCGCCAGTTTTAGCGGCGTGCGGAATAACGAATTGGTTGGGTACGGTCTGGTTGTCGGTTTGGCCGGAACCGGTGATGGAACCTCGTCATCTTTTACCATGCGTTCCATGGCTAACATGTTGGAAAAGATGGGGGTCGAGGCTGATCCTAATACCCTGAAACCCAAGAACGTGGCCGCGGTTATGGTTACGGCTAAGATGCCGGTATCTTCAAAACCCGGTTCCGCAATCGACGTCACAGTTTCATCACTTGGCGACGCCAAGAGCTTGTTGGGTGGTATTCTTCTGTTGACGCCTCTCAAGGGGCTTGATGGACGAGTTTATGCTGTAGGGCAGGGGGCTTTGACCATTGGTGGTTTTTCTGTCGGTGGAGAAGCTGCGGATGCCCAGAAGAATATCCCCACCGTGGGGCGTATTCCTAATGGTGCTATAGTTGAGCGGGGAGTCCCCTTCCGGTTTAATAATCAAAATTCCATGACTTTGAACCTGACTGTGCGAGATTTTGGCACGACTATGCAGGTGGTTAATAAAATCAACGCCAGCATGGGCGGGGGCTTTGCCTCAGCCACGGATATTTCCACTATCGAATTGGAACTGCCCGATCAGTTTCGGGGCAATATGGTTCCCTTGATGGCTTCTCTTGAAAATCTCGATATTTCGCCTGACGGCAAGGCTCGTGTGGTTGTGGATGAAAAGACCGGCACCGTGGTGTTGGGACAGGATGTCCGTCTGAGCAAGGTGGCCGTGGCTCACGGTAACTTGCAGATTGTGGTCTCCGAAACCGAGGAAGTGAGCCAGCCTGGACCGTTCTCCGATGGGGAGACCGTTGTTTCTCCTTCTACCGATATTCAGGTGCAGGAGCAGAACAATCAGTTGATGCTCATGGAAGGCGCGACGTTGCAGGAATTGGTGGATGGTCTCAATTCCATTGGTGCGGCACCGCGTGACCTCATATCCATTATTCGTGCCCTGAAGGTGGCGGGTTCATTACATGCGGAAGTGGAGGTTATCTAG
- the flgN gene encoding flagellar export chaperone FlgN, with amino-acid sequence MKLRLIEENLVRQNKATMLLLILLEEEFSRLGQLKPQSVSQIELSIQELMRQIVAERYSLRKLIGGVDPEAQKVAELYPHMEESMAENCQEMIKRLDTTEQKCAVQAAKNNEMAMALFDQSKGLLDFMHNQIKPKNTSAYARSGRFAQAPSNARLLSGRM; translated from the coding sequence ATGAAGCTCCGTCTGATAGAGGAAAATTTGGTCCGGCAGAACAAGGCAACAATGCTTTTGCTCATTTTGCTTGAGGAAGAATTTTCCCGCCTTGGTCAACTCAAGCCCCAATCGGTTTCTCAGATCGAGTTGTCCATTCAGGAACTGATGCGGCAGATCGTGGCCGAACGGTATTCTTTGCGTAAATTGATAGGTGGGGTTGATCCCGAGGCCCAAAAAGTCGCGGAACTTTATCCCCATATGGAAGAGTCCATGGCTGAAAATTGTCAGGAAATGATAAAGCGGCTGGATACAACAGAGCAAAAATGTGCTGTTCAGGCCGCCAAGAATAATGAAATGGCCATGGCTTTGTTTGATCAGAGCAAAGGTTTGCTTGATTTTATGCACAATCAGATCAAGCCCAAGAATACTTCTGCATATGCCCGCTCCGGGCGTTTTGCTCAGGCTCCAAGCAACGCTCGGCTTTTGTCTGGGAGGATGTAA
- the flgK gene encoding flagellar hook-associated protein FlgK — protein sequence MSFGANSILDMGRWALFASQTQLQVTGQNIANVNTEGYSRRSVVLEEGQYIDYAPGQLGTGVVAKEVVRHFDDMVEAMYLQQSSLTDKWGNLWEQLKSVENLLNESSGSGVSDSLSKYFNSWNEVSQRPDNYGARQTVLNDAATLISTLKQVDTDLTLMQERINNDVSAQVDEANKLMEEIASLNKEIQVHNIEGQNNANALFDERARKVRALAKLVDVKTIDNGGGEFTVMTQAGQTLVDGESHFSLEFNSAVKTEDLRPDSTFAGNVYFDGNDDYEYTIEFVASSSGSNLAGQVTSGSNAAQFRVSLDGGVTWLANEDGSERHFAARDYDSRVNVEGLQIWFGSDTNSKGTPSGTFEKGDRYIISPHQGLYWVQNTSNVEEITPQQHFNGEENTRRLTGGSIAALLTFRDTYVGKYRSKLDELARTVVWETNRRHSQGAGLQTFTTLDGTYHVDYTDKALASDSTGLAFGDKLQSGSSFVYVYDESTGLLASSAALDFDGNGGTFNPAIHTLEDVVTAFDNTYGGRIKASIVNNKIRLEASDGYSFAFGTDSAGLYAALGINTFFKGETPKDMLINEKVSGDLDYLATGHVNGSGEMNSGDNATALAMYKLREAQVTMHTAHEGATTQSILDYYNGIVGNVGSDTNRAEFNKNFFGTLSNDLNERQQQVSGVNLDEEMSDLVKYQASYTAAAKLISTADQMLQTILSLKP from the coding sequence ATGTCCTTTGGTGCCAATTCCATTCTCGACATGGGCCGATGGGCTTTGTTTGCATCGCAGACACAGCTCCAAGTTACCGGTCAGAATATTGCCAACGTTAATACTGAAGGGTATTCGCGTCGGTCTGTCGTGTTGGAAGAAGGCCAGTACATTGATTACGCCCCTGGTCAGCTTGGAACCGGTGTGGTTGCCAAGGAAGTTGTTCGGCATTTTGATGACATGGTTGAGGCCATGTATCTTCAGCAGTCCTCCCTTACAGACAAGTGGGGCAACTTGTGGGAACAGCTCAAGTCTGTGGAAAATCTGCTCAATGAGTCCAGCGGCTCAGGTGTCAGTGATTCCCTGTCTAAATATTTCAATTCATGGAACGAAGTTTCCCAGCGCCCTGACAACTATGGTGCACGTCAAACTGTGTTGAACGATGCCGCTACACTGATTTCTACCTTGAAGCAGGTGGATACCGATCTTACATTGATGCAGGAACGCATTAATAATGATGTATCCGCTCAGGTCGATGAAGCCAACAAACTCATGGAAGAGATCGCTTCCCTTAACAAGGAAATTCAGGTCCACAATATTGAGGGGCAGAACAACGCCAATGCCCTGTTTGACGAGCGAGCCAGAAAGGTCCGTGCTTTGGCCAAATTGGTGGACGTCAAAACCATTGACAACGGTGGAGGCGAGTTCACGGTTATGACCCAGGCTGGGCAGACTTTGGTTGATGGCGAAAGTCATTTCTCTCTGGAGTTTAATTCCGCAGTCAAGACAGAGGATTTGCGTCCTGATTCGACTTTTGCTGGCAATGTGTATTTTGATGGGAATGATGACTACGAATATACGATTGAATTTGTGGCTTCCAGTTCCGGGTCCAATTTGGCAGGGCAGGTAACGAGTGGAAGTAATGCCGCACAATTCAGGGTTTCTCTTGATGGTGGTGTGACCTGGTTAGCTAATGAGGACGGCAGTGAACGCCATTTTGCTGCTCGTGATTATGATAGCCGTGTCAATGTGGAAGGGCTTCAGATCTGGTTCGGTTCCGACACCAATTCAAAGGGGACGCCCTCGGGAACATTTGAAAAGGGTGATCGATATATTATCAGCCCACATCAGGGGCTGTATTGGGTGCAGAATACATCCAATGTAGAAGAAATTACCCCACAACAGCATTTCAATGGCGAAGAAAATACACGGCGTTTGACCGGCGGTTCCATTGCAGCTCTTTTGACTTTCCGTGACACCTACGTGGGTAAGTATCGTTCCAAGCTGGACGAACTGGCCCGAACCGTTGTTTGGGAAACCAACCGTAGACACAGTCAGGGTGCAGGACTTCAGACTTTTACGACCCTCGATGGTACGTATCATGTGGACTATACGGACAAAGCTTTGGCGAGTGATTCTACAGGCCTCGCTTTTGGAGACAAGCTCCAGTCCGGTAGTTCCTTTGTATATGTTTATGATGAATCTACCGGATTGCTGGCCTCTTCCGCAGCGCTTGATTTCGATGGTAATGGCGGAACATTCAACCCCGCTATTCACACATTGGAAGACGTCGTGACAGCTTTTGACAATACGTATGGCGGCAGAATCAAGGCCTCCATTGTCAACAACAAGATTCGTCTGGAAGCTTCGGATGGGTATTCCTTTGCATTCGGTACTGATTCAGCCGGATTGTATGCGGCCCTTGGTATCAATACATTTTTTAAGGGCGAAACTCCCAAAGATATGCTGATCAATGAAAAGGTGTCGGGTGATCTCGATTATCTGGCCACTGGGCATGTCAATGGTTCAGGTGAAATGAACTCGGGTGATAATGCCACCGCTTTGGCCATGTATAAGCTGCGGGAAGCGCAAGTGACCATGCACACAGCCCATGAAGGGGCAACCACTCAGTCCATTCTGGATTATTACAACGGTATTGTAGGCAATGTTGGTTCTGATACCAATCGGGCAGAATTCAACAAGAATTTTTTTGGAACTTTGTCCAATGATCTGAATGAGCGACAACAGCAGGTTTCAGGTGTGAACCTGGATGAGGAAATGAGCGACCTTGTCAAGTATCAGGCTTCGTACACGGCTGCTGCCAAGCTTATCTCCACGGCTGATCAGATGCTGCAAACG